In Sulfurihydrogenibium subterraneum DSM 15120, the sequence GTTTAACCGTTATGAATATATACAATCCTGCCTTTGGTCAAACATCTGTTTTATCTGGATTTTTTGTTTTTTTATTTTATTTCCTATTTTTTGTTTCAGGTGCTTATCAGATACTTATAGGTTCTTTATTTAAAAGTTTTGAAATTTTACCGATAAGCCAAACTTCCATAAATCAAGGCATATTTCCATATGTAATAGAAAAATCTGGAGATATTTTTTTACTCTCATTTCAGATGGCTTTTCCTTTTATCCTTGTTTTGCTTATTTTTAACGTTGTTTTAGCGCTTATAAATAGACTTATACCTCAAATAAACGTATTTTTTATAGGTCTTCCTGCTCAGATTTGGATAGGCTTTATAATTCTTATGTTTTCAAGTATTTTACTTGTCAAAGTAGGATTAAACTTTGTTGATAAAATGGTAGAATATTATACAGAAGGATTAAAAATACTCAGCAGGTAATCTATGGCAAAAGACCCTCGCAAGACAGAAAAGGCAACGCCTAAACGAAGGCAAAAAGCGAGAGAAGAAGGTCAAGTCTTAAAAAGTACGGACGTTGCTATTGCTTTATCGTTGTTTGTCGTTTTTTTAGTGATGGTTTTTTATATTCCATTTATATACAAACATCTTTTAAGCTATTTTAAGTACACATTTTCAAATCCTCTTTATCTAATTCCAGAAGAAAACGGTAATAACTTTATATGGTTTACTTTTAAAGTTTCAGCCCTGTTAATACTACCTTTTGTTTTCATACTTTTTATCGTTGGAATTATATCTAACGTAGCACAGTTTGGATTTTTATTTACATTAAAACCGCTAACTCCAAACCTCAGTAAAATAAATCCAATATCAGGTTTGCAAAGACTTTTTTCACTTTCTACATTGTTTGAGCTTGTAAAAAGCATTTTAAAACTATCCTTAGCATTGTTTGTATCATACTTTATAGTTAGCTATTTACTTGATGGTTTTTTGGTCTATATGACTGCAACTATAAACTCTCAAGTTTACATACTTGCAAAAACAATAATTATACTAATAATGGCATTTGCGTTTTTATCTATACCAATTGCAATAGCTGACTTTTTTTATCGTAGATACGAATATGAAGAAAATCTAAAGATGACTAAGGACGAAGTAAAGGAAGAAAGAAAATCCTACGAAGGAAACCCGCTTATAAAAAGAGAAATTAGAAAAAGGATGAGACAGTTAGCTTTAAAAAGAATGATTGCAGAAGTCCCAAAAGCAGATGTTGTTATAACAAACCCTGTTCACTACGCCGTAGCTTTAAAGTATGAAAAAGGAAAGATGAGAGCTCCACAGGTTGTGGCAAAAGGACAAGATTTAATAGCTCAAAAGATAAAGGAAGTTGCTAAAGAACACAACGTAAAAATCGTAGAAGACCCGCCTTTGGCTAGAGCTTTATACTCTTCCTGTGAAGTTGGAGATTATATTCCAGAAGATTTTTACGAAGCAGTTGCAAAAATCCTTGCAGTTATTTACAAACAAAAAGCCAAAATGATATAATTTTAATAATCTGAGTTGGAGGGTAAAATGGTTTTTTTTAGGATTATTTTTGTAATGGCTTTGTTGATTATAAATATTTCAAAATCTCAGGTATTGGTAAAACCTGGTGAAATAACATATTTAGAAGTTAAGTATAACGATACTTTAGTGGCAGGAGAACCTAAAACTATAGAGTTTAAAGCAACAGACGCTTTTGGAAACCCTTCTAATAACTTAGGATTGGTAGATAAAATAAAGGTAATATCAAACGGTTTAATTCTTGATAAATCTGAAATATATCCAACAGAGATAAAAAGCGGAATATTTACATTAAAGGTAAACGGTAAAAAAGCAGGGGATTACTCTATCCAATTCCTATTAAATGAAAAACCAATTATTATAAAAGTACAACCTACAAACGCTCTAACTCCAACTCTAAGATTTAAAGTAATAAACAACAAAGCAGATTTTGTAATCATAACTTCACCTGATACATTTTTACCAGGATATCCATATACAGTAAAAGTTTCTTTTTACGATAAAGAAGGAAATCCTGTAATAACAAAATATCATTTAAATCAATCATTTACTATAACTGCTAATGGAACATCAAAAGAAGTTAACATCAATGATTTTATAGGGGAAACTTATGAGTATCAAATAATACCTTATCTAACAAAGGAGTTTAGTATAGAGGTTATAGACAAATATATAGACAAAAAAGTAGCTTCTAAAATCATCCAACCTGAAAAACAAGAGATAAGCAAAATAGATATAGAAATGCCTTTAGAGTTGGAAGTAGGAAAACCATTTAAGATAAAATTAAAAGCTTACGATACAAAAGGAAGGTTAATAAAAGTTTACGATAAAATAGGTAAAGATGTAATACTTAAAACATCTGGAACTGGAGATTTAATACCAAATAAAGTTCCAAAGGAAGCTTTCTCTGATGGAGTTGCTGAAGTAGATGTTATATATACAAAAAGTGAAACTATATCTATATACCCTGAATTAGAAGGGTCTTCAAAACCAATCCAAACTGAAAAACCACAGAAGGAGATAAAACAAGAAACAAAACAAGAGAAAAAACAAGAAATCAAAGAAACTCCAAAGAATAAAGAAAAAACATCAGTAAAATTAAAATTTCCCCCTGAAATTGGTACTATCGGTAGATTGGTAGAATTATCTTCAACAGAAAATGGAACTTCATTAAAAATAATTTTTTCTAAAAGAGACCTTGATTATGAAGTGAAAAAGTATGAAAAAGATATAACTATTAAGAATAAAATCATAGGTAAAATTGTATTCTTTGAAGAACCTGACCACAATGTAAGATTAGATATAATGGTTGATACTAAGAAATATTACATAAAATACCAGCTTTTACCTAAAAACTCTGTAGAGGTTGAAATTGAGGAAAAGTAAATTTTTGATAGGTTTTTTAACAATTGCTGTGTTATTTTACACTTCATACGGGAAAGAGAAAAAAGTAAAAAAACAGGAAATTGTTGTTCCTGTTGAAAAGAAAATAAATGAAAAAGAATTTTCTAAATTAAACTTTAAGAAGAAACAGAAAAAAGAAGTACAAGTAGAGGTTAAATAATTTTAAGGGTTTTGCCTTTTTAAACCTGAAAGTATCTTTACAATTTTGTTAACCATAACAGGATCTGTGTTGTTTAAAATCGCAGCTGCTTTCTTTTCGTTCATATTGTAGAGTATATAAGCTGCATCTTCTGCTGACTCCATTTTAGAAAACTTTTCTCCTGCAAGTTCTGGATCCATTTTTTCAAATATCTTGGCTAATTTTTTATACCTCTCTTCATTAATCTTCTTTCGAGACTCTTCAATCTGTTTTTTAAGATTTTCTAAATCTTCCTTTTCTTTTTTAATTTGGTTTAGTAATGCTTGATTTTTTTCATACATTTCTTTTATTTCGTTCCTAACTTTTATAAGTTTATCTAACTCTGTTTTTATCTCTTTTTCTTGAGAGTAGCTAACTGTTATAGTTGCTAAAATTCCTATTGTAAATATCTGAATTTTTGATACTTTCTTCAAATTGAGCTTTTACCTCCATTTGTAGTTGTTTCTTATACATGTACTTCTCTAACGCTTTTTTATATGCATTTTTTTCTTTTATACTATCAATAATTTTAGTCTCTTCCTCGTATAGGTCTTTTAACTGATTTTGTATCTCTTCTAACTTTTTTTGTAAAAAGTTTATGTAGTTAATCTTTATTTTTAGGTCAGCTATACTTTCCACTATTGTAGATATTTCTGTATTATGAAGCTGATTAAGTAAATTTTCTTTATACATGTTTTTTTCAAAGATATTCTTTCTAGTTTCTAAAAGTTTATAAGTATCATTGTTTATTTGATTTTCCAACAGCTTCAAGATTCGGTCTAACTTCTTCATTTATCTCTACCTTTTCTGTTTTTATTTTTTCTTTATACTCATCTTCTTTGTCTGTTCCTGTGATAAGGTTTATCTCTATCCTTCTGTTCATTGACCTTCCTATTTCAGAAGTGTTAGGTGCTATTGGTTTTGTGTCTGCATACCCTACTGCTGTAAACATTGAAGGAGGAAGGTTTTTAGACTGTATTAAGAATCTTACAACAGAAGCTGCTCTTGCAGCAGATAACTCCCAGTTAGACGGATACATACAGCTCCCAGAAGGAGGGATATTGTCTGTATGTCCTTCAACTTCAACAGGTAAGTTGGCTTCTTTTATAACTTCAGCAATAGAAGATAAAAGTTCTTGATACTCTTTTTTTATTTCTACACTACAAGGGTTAAAAAGTATGTAATCTAATATTCTTATTCTAACTCCCATAGGTATTACTTCTACTTGAACTTTTCCTTCAAGGTTTAGCTTTTTTATTATCTGTTCTACCTTTTCTTTTATCTTTTTCTTTGTATCTTCTCTTTTTTGTTTTACACCTACACCTTCTATAATAGATGGTGGTGCAGAAGTTGATATAGGTTTAAAACTAAATGCAGCTGATATTGCCTCTACAAACGATGCAAGTTTCTTTTTATCTATGGTTGAAATTGCAAAAAGTGCTATAAATAAAGCAAGAAGTAGGCTTAAAAAGTCTGCATAGGGAACAGCCCATCTCTCTCCAGCTCCATGTTCTTCGTGTTTCTTTTTTTTAGCCATTACTTACCTTGTTCTTCGGATTTTCCAGTATATATTAAAAGTTGTTCTCTAAGCATTTTAGGGTTTTTAGATAAAGCTATTCCAATTATTCCTTCTAATATCATTTCTCTAGTTTTTACTATGTCTTTCGATTTTGCCTTCATTTTATGACCAAAAGGTCCAAATAGAAGGTAAGAAGATACAATACCTGTAACAGTTGCAGTAAAAGCTCCTGCAATACCTTCTGCCATTTCTACAGGGTTTTCAAGTCTTTTTAGAGCGAGTATCAGTCCCATAACAGCTCCGACAAGACCAAAAACAGGTGTAGTTTCTCCTGCAGTTATCCAATACTTTGCAGCTCCTTCATAATACTCTTCTATCTCTGCGATTTCAAGCTCCATCCTTTCCCTGATTACTTCTGGCTCTAATCCGTCAACTAACATCTGAAGTCCTTTTCTGAAAAATGGGTCATCTATATTTCCTATCTCAGCTTCTATTGATAAGATTCCTTCTTTTCTTGCTTTTTCTGCTATTTTTATTATCTGATCTAAAGTTTCTTCTGGATTAAGTTGTGGATTTCCAAAAACTATTTTAAGTTCTTTATATGCAGCTGCTACATACTTTTGTTTTGTTGCAACTGCAGCAGCTGAAAGAGTTGTAGGTACAACGATTATGATAGATGATATGTGTATAAGCCCTGCAGGATTTCCACCTTCTAAGATATCTCCGACAGCAAATAATACTAATGCTGCAATTATACCACCAATCGTTGTTAT encodes:
- the fliR gene encoding flagellar biosynthetic protein FliR — translated: MVLITPDQAIAVALVFSRIIAFFSTFPLISSAIIPHNVKVLLVVSFAFFTMLEFSIQVKVNQIELITFLILIVKEFFIGLSLGLIVNILVSAFSYAGEIIGFLMGLTVMNIYNPAFGQTSVLSGFFVFLFYFLFFVSGAYQILIGSLFKSFEILPISQTSINQGIFPYVIEKSGDIFLLSFQMAFPFILVLLIFNVVLALINRLIPQINVFFIGLPAQIWIGFIILMFSSILLVKVGLNFVDKMVEYYTEGLKILSR
- a CDS encoding OmpA/MotB family protein, with the translated sequence MAKKKKHEEHGAGERWAVPYADFLSLLLALFIALFAISTIDKKKLASFVEAISAAFSFKPISTSAPPSIIEGVGVKQKREDTKKKIKEKVEQIIKKLNLEGKVQVEVIPMGVRIRILDYILFNPCSVEIKKEYQELLSSIAEVIKEANLPVEVEGHTDNIPPSGSCMYPSNWELSAARAASVVRFLIQSKNLPPSMFTAVGYADTKPIAPNTSEIGRSMNRRIEINLITGTDKEDEYKEKIKTEKVEINEEVRPNLEAVGKSNKQ
- the flhB gene encoding flagellar biosynthesis protein FlhB; translation: MAKDPRKTEKATPKRRQKAREEGQVLKSTDVAIALSLFVVFLVMVFYIPFIYKHLLSYFKYTFSNPLYLIPEENGNNFIWFTFKVSALLILPFVFILFIVGIISNVAQFGFLFTLKPLTPNLSKINPISGLQRLFSLSTLFELVKSILKLSLALFVSYFIVSYLLDGFLVYMTATINSQVYILAKTIIILIMAFAFLSIPIAIADFFYRRYEYEENLKMTKDEVKEERKSYEGNPLIKREIRKRMRQLALKRMIAEVPKADVVITNPVHYAVALKYEKGKMRAPQVVAKGQDLIAQKIKEVAKEHNVKIVEDPPLARALYSSCEVGDYIPEDFYEAVAKILAVIYKQKAKMI
- a CDS encoding MotE family protein — protein: MKKVSKIQIFTIGILATITVSYSQEKEIKTELDKLIKVRNEIKEMYEKNQALLNQIKKEKEDLENLKKQIEESRKKINEERYKKLAKIFEKMDPELAGEKFSKMESAEDAAYILYNMNEKKAAAILNNTDPVMVNKIVKILSGLKRQNP
- the motA gene encoding flagellar motor stator protein MotA gives rise to the protein MDITTIGGIIAALVLFAVGDILEGGNPAGLIHISSIIIVVPTTLSAAAVATKQKYVAAAYKELKIVFGNPQLNPEETLDQIIKIAEKARKEGILSIEAEIGNIDDPFFRKGLQMLVDGLEPEVIRERMELEIAEIEEYYEGAAKYWITAGETTPVFGLVGAVMGLILALKRLENPVEMAEGIAGAFTATVTGIVSSYLLFGPFGHKMKAKSKDIVKTREMILEGIIGIALSKNPKMLREQLLIYTGKSEEQGK